One Candidatus Auribacterota bacterium DNA window includes the following coding sequences:
- a CDS encoding PQQ-binding-like beta-propeller repeat protein, translated as MTTRHLYSGRTGKSNTVGLMLLFSVLCVLAANPVWADSPYKESETGYITTTSDGISDEHVADSILVKFKTGLGFGEITDINENYSVLPARDAVVTLDGTTSLCDIAREHLGREDMEIKIETLNNFSGLSVADLAGREIRVPSLKESRIPRVDVYSLKIPTDSTVPEMMKLYSSHPDVEYAEPNYIVHAILTPNDPSWGQQWGPSKIRCPEAWDMFTGNDDVIIAVIDTGVDYNHPDLVGKVIKGYDFANNDDDPMDDHGHGTHCSGIASANTNNGVGIAGVTWGAKIMAIKFLSSGGSGSNENAVRSIVYATEHGANIMSNSWGGGAYSQTMEAAINDAYSKGILFVAAAGNTGGAISYPALYANAMAVSATDSSDNLASFSSRGAKIEVGAPGVDVYSLFMGGGYKTWSGTSMACPHAAGLAGLIMSYNRDKSNAEVRQIICASAKDLGTPGRDTYFGFGRIDAYQALILTGTLPWPMFHHDARRTGKSSYGGPVVPMLKWSYRTDSDVSSSAAISATDTVYVGSSDNTLYSLNSVGSLLWSYATSELILSSPAMSADKVWVGSDDNRLYCVIDQTGVLSWSYETGGGIHSSPALSGTDTVYVGSEDNTLYSLSSVGVLLWSYAASEPIPSSPAIGADKVWVGSDDNRLYCIIDQTGILSWSYETGGDIFSSPSLSGTDTVYVGSEDNTLYSLSSVGALLWSYAASEPIFASPAISADKVWVGSDDNRLYCIIDQTGILSWSYETGGDIFSSPAVSANDTVYVGAKDNTLYSINSDGGLAWTYVTGGLIESSVAIHTGTVYVGSDDHNLYVLTDPTHTPTQTPTMTPTPTITQTPTITWTPTNTPTITQTPTITQTPTITPIRTPIIEFPLDTDPGWAMESNWSFGQPTGGNGDHGNPDPTSGHTGINVYGNNLSGGYPDNLPTTYWLTTGAIDCSSITQTALEFWRWLNVETSTYDHVYIEVSPNGSTWTRVWANPNTSLTDSSWTRVSYDISTVADGQPTVYIRWGIGPTDSSWTFSGWNIDDVTFLGVPATTWPMFRHDTRHTGKSLYSGPMVPVLGWSYRTNANVSSSAAISATGTVYVGSQDDRLYSLSSMGTLLWSYGASGGILSSPAIGTDTVCVGSDDDRLYCLVDRTGVLSWSYETGNEIYSSPTRGGTDTVYVGSKDNRLYCVTDRSGMLSWSYATSGGIYSSPALSGTDTVYVGSDDNRLYCITDLTGKLSWSYATGADIDSSPALSGTDTVYVGSYDHHLYSLSSAGALRWSYATSDAIWSSSAISTDTVYVGSGDNRLYCITDRTGVLSWSYETGYAITSSPALSGTDTVYVGSRDNCLYSLSSAGALLWSYATSDAIWSSPAISTDTVYIGSADSNLYVLAESTHTPTQTPTKTPTPTPIITETPTITPTPTITPTITPTPTNTPTITPTPTNTPTVTATATPTPRPTGTVGPLVNTPTPTETPTRTPTPSPTSIPPLVIVPGTLATGQTFSLYVALTEDITQPFDFYILADTPAGPYTLYLNGKVKKGITPLYKNVKSFTKDFITTVRPAVKIPLSMKGKTITFYAAMIQAGKKPPVRKLSDLTLSTQYVILLAKGAAVVN; from the coding sequence GAGAACTACAGTGTTCTCCCAGCCCGTGATGCGGTGGTCACGCTGGACGGCACCACCTCTCTCTGCGACATAGCGCGGGAACATCTCGGCCGCGAGGATATGGAGATTAAGATCGAAACGCTCAATAATTTCTCGGGATTGAGCGTTGCAGACCTGGCGGGACGTGAGATCAGGGTGCCGTCGTTGAAGGAGAGCAGGATACCCCGGGTTGACGTGTATTCATTGAAGATACCCACGGATAGCACAGTACCAGAAATGATGAAGCTCTACAGCAGCCATCCCGATGTGGAGTACGCCGAGCCGAACTACATCGTGCATGCCATCTTGACGCCGAACGATCCGAGCTGGGGGCAGCAATGGGGGCCCAGCAAGATCAGATGCCCTGAGGCGTGGGATATGTTCACCGGTAACGACGATGTCATAATCGCCGTGATAGACACCGGTGTTGATTATAACCATCCCGATCTTGTGGGGAAGGTGATCAAGGGATATGACTTTGCCAACAATGATGATGATCCTATGGACGACCACGGCCACGGGACGCACTGCTCGGGGATTGCGTCGGCGAACACGAACAATGGAGTGGGGATTGCCGGGGTGACGTGGGGCGCGAAGATCATGGCGATAAAGTTCCTGAGTTCCGGCGGGAGCGGTAGCAATGAAAACGCGGTGCGATCGATTGTGTACGCGACGGAGCACGGTGCCAACATAATGAGCAACAGTTGGGGCGGCGGAGCCTATTCGCAGACGATGGAAGCCGCCATAAATGACGCGTACAGTAAGGGGATCCTTTTTGTCGCGGCGGCAGGGAATACGGGAGGGGCGATATCATATCCGGCCCTGTATGCGAATGCGATGGCGGTATCAGCGACGGACAGTAGTGATAACCTTGCGAGTTTCAGCAGCAGGGGTGCTAAGATCGAGGTGGGGGCGCCCGGCGTGGATGTGTACAGCCTCTTCATGGGAGGGGGGTATAAGACGTGGTCGGGGACGTCAATGGCCTGTCCTCACGCGGCGGGGTTGGCGGGCTTGATCATGTCGTACAACCGCGACAAGAGCAATGCGGAGGTGCGGCAGATCATCTGCGCATCAGCAAAAGATTTGGGTACGCCGGGCCGTGATACGTACTTCGGGTTCGGACGGATAGACGCGTATCAGGCATTGATCCTTACGGGGACACTCCCCTGGCCGATGTTCCACCACGATGCCCGCCGTACAGGGAAAAGCTCATACGGTGGACCTGTGGTTCCGATGTTGAAGTGGAGTTATAGGACGGATAGTGATGTTTCTTCCTCGGCGGCAATAAGCGCAACTGATACAGTGTACGTTGGTTCCAGCGACAACACTCTCTACAGCTTGAACTCAGTTGGCTCTTTATTGTGGAGCTATGCCACCTCTGAACTTATTCTCTCATCGCCGGCGATGAGCGCCGATAAAGTGTGGGTGGGCTCTGATGACAACCGTCTCTACTGCGTCATTGATCAGACCGGCGTACTCTCATGGAGTTATGAAACTGGTGGTGGTATACATTCCTCTCCGGCGCTGAGCGGAACCGATACGGTGTACGTGGGTTCTGAAGACAACACTCTCTACAGCCTGAGCTCGGTTGGCGTTCTCCTGTGGAGCTATGCTGCCTCTGAGCCTATCCCCTCATCGCCGGCGATAGGCGCCGATAAAGTGTGGGTAGGCTCTGATGATAACCGTCTCTACTGCATCATTGATCAGACTGGGATACTCTCATGGAGTTATGAAACGGGAGGTGATATATTCTCCTCTCCGTCGCTGAGCGGAACCGATACGGTGTATGTGGGTTCTGAAGACAACACTCTTTACAGCCTGAGCTCGGTTGGCGCTCTCTTGTGGAGCTATGCTGCCTCTGAGCCTATCTTCGCATCGCCGGCGATAAGCGCCGATAAAGTGTGGGTAGGCTCCGATGATAACCGTCTCTACTGCATCATTGATCAGACTGGGATACTCTCATGGAGTTATGAAACTGGGGGTGATATATTTTCCTCTCCGGCGGTGAGCGCAAACGATACGGTGTACGTGGGTGCCAAAGACAACACTCTCTACAGCATCAATTCAGATGGCGGCCTGGCATGGACTTATGTGACGGGTGGCCTTATTGAGTCATCAGTGGCGATACATACCGGGACGGTGTATGTGGGCTCTGATGATCACAACCTGTACGTGCTTACCGACCCTACTCACACACCCACTCAGACACCGACAATGACGCCCACGCCGACGATTACACAAACCCCCACAATCACCTGGACACCGACTAATACGCCGACGATTACACAAACCCCCACAATCACCCAGACGCCCACAATAACGCCAATCCGAACGCCTATTATCGAATTTCCGCTTGATACCGACCCGGGATGGGCAATGGAAAGCAATTGGTCTTTTGGACAACCGACCGGGGGAAATGGAGATCACGGCAATCCCGATCCTACAAGCGGCCATACCGGCATCAATGTCTACGGCAACAACTTGAGCGGAGGTTATCCGGACAATCTACCCACGACCTACTGGCTTACCACGGGAGCGATTGACTGTTCCTCTATCACCCAAACAGCGCTCGAATTCTGGAGATGGCTGAATGTAGAGACTAGCACATACGACCACGTCTATATAGAGGTCTCACCTAACGGCTCAACGTGGACTCGGGTGTGGGCCAATCCAAATACGAGTCTCACTGATTCATCTTGGACGCGTGTATCCTACGATATTTCGACAGTCGCTGATGGGCAACCAACCGTGTACATTCGATGGGGGATAGGCCCCACGGATTCAAGTTGGACTTTCTCCGGTTGGAACATTGACGACGTGACATTCTTAGGTGTGCCGGCTACAACGTGGCCGATGTTCCGCCACGATACCCGCCACACAGGGAAGAGCTTGTACTCTGGGCCTATGGTTCCAGTGTTGGGGTGGAGTTATAGAACAAATGCTAATGTCTCTTCGTCGGCGGCAATAAGCGCAACTGGTACGGTGTATGTAGGCTCACAAGATGACCGTCTCTATAGCCTGAGCTCGATGGGCACTCTCTTGTGGAGCTATGGCGCCTCTGGGGGTATCCTCTCATCGCCGGCGATAGGCACTGATACGGTGTGTGTGGGCTCAGATGATGACCGTCTCTACTGCCTCGTTGACCGGACCGGTGTGCTCTCGTGGAGTTATGAGACGGGGAATGAGATATATTCCTCTCCCACGCGGGGCGGAACAGATACGGTGTATGTGGGCTCCAAGGACAACCGTCTCTACTGCGTCACTGATCGGAGTGGCATGCTCTCATGGAGTTATGCGACAAGTGGTGGTATATATTCCTCCCCTGCACTGAGCGGAACAGATACGGTGTATGTGGGTTCTGATGATAATCGACTCTACTGCATCACTGATCTGACTGGCAAGCTCTCATGGAGTTATGCGACTGGAGCTGATATAGATTCCTCGCCGGCGCTGAGCGGAACCGATACGGTGTATGTAGGTTCCTATGATCACCATCTCTACAGCCTGAGCTCGGCTGGCGCGCTCCGGTGGAGCTATGCCACTTCTGATGCTATCTGGTCATCGTCGGCGATAAGCACCGATACGGTGTATGTGGGATCAGGTGACAACCGTCTCTACTGCATCACTGATCGGACCGGCGTGCTCTCGTGGAGTTATGAGACCGGGTATGCGATCACTTCCTCACCGGCGCTGAGCGGGACCGATACGGTGTATGTGGGTTCCCGAGACAACTGTCTCTACAGCCTGAGTTCGGCTGGTGCTCTCTTGTGGAGCTATGCCACTTCTGATGCTATCTGGTCATCGCCGGCGATAAGCACCGATACGGTGTATATTGGCTCGGCAGATAGCAACCTGTACGTGCTTGCTGAGTCCACACACACACCCACTCAGACACCGACGAAAACGCCCACGCCGACTCCCATCATCACGGAAACGCCCACGATCACACCGACTCCCACCATCACGCCGACGATAACACCAACACCGACTAATACTCCGACAATAACACCGACGCCGACTAATACTCCGACGGTGACAGCGACTGCCACGCCAACGCCCAGGCCTACAGGAACGGTGGGGCCTCTGGTAAATACCCCGACGCCGACAGAGACGCCAACTCGGACGCCGACGCCCAGCCCCACATCAATACCGCCGCTGGTCATCGTTCCGGGGACATTGGCAACCGGCCAGACCTTCTCGCTGTACGTGGCGCTGACCGAGGATATTACCCAGCCATTCGACTTCTATATCCTCGCCGACACCCCCGCGGGGCCCTACACGCTCTACCTGAACGGGAAGGTCAAGAAGGGAATCACGCCGCTCTACAAGAACGTGAAGAGCTTTACTAAGGATTTCATAACAACGGTGCGCCCGGCGGTCAAAATCCCATTATCCATGAAGGGGAAGACGATCACCTTCTATGCCGCTATGATCCAGGCGGGCAAGAAACCGCCGGTGAGGAAGCTGTCTGATCTCACGCTGAGCACCCAGTATGTAATCCTGCTTGCTAAGGGCGCGGCAGTAGTCAACTGA